The window TGCGAGATGTGACTCCTGAGACCCACCTCCCACCCATGTCCCCAGGCTAATTCCTCCCACTGTCCAGACCCCGAGCCTTCTCTAACTGCCTCAGCCTAGGTCTTGGCCCCACCCGGACACCACGTTCATAGAGCAGGTGGCACCTTGTGACTTAGGTGGtgccttttccttccttgtaGTGTCTAGCAGCATGGAGCTGGCCCAGGTGACTTCCTTTCTCTCAGGGCAGCCCTGTTCAAAGGGACAAGTTGTGCTTCTGTATCCAGAATcgcttccattttctcctctcgGGAAATGCTGAGGCTGGTCCTGGCCTTCTGTCAACTGTGTCTTGGGGCAGAGACCCGTTCCTTCATCTCTAGCAGCTCTGTGCTTTGTATCTGTGGGGGATGCCTTCAGTAAACTGTTCAGGGCCATGCGTGACTCTGAATTGAGGTCAGCCCGGCCCCCTGGGCTTCTGGGGTGCTCCAGGCCAGGGCAGGCTGCAGCCCCAAAGCATTGCATGGCTTCCTTGTTTGTAGGTCCAGGCACAGACTGGAGTTGTGCAGTGAATCCATACAGCACTCCCCCTACCGCCCCGCctgcgcatacacacacacacacacgggcacacGGGCACACGGGCACAGGGGCACACACACCTGCACTTTCTCACTTGCATTAAGGTTCCACCTGCACAAAGCTTTCTcgtcccccctcccctgccttcctttGAGGCCACCCCACCCTCCTTTGCCATTGTGCTTCTGACTGGTCATTTGAATTTATCTCCCAGATGCCACCCGGCAGGGTCCATAGGGCCCTTTGTATCCTCAGCTGATGAGATCTGGGCAGTGGGGTCCAGGTGGTCCTttctgcccccacccagcccagtgCACACAAGCTGGGCCTTACCCAGgcgtcctgcctcctccccacagcaGAGGCATGTGTGGAGCCCCAGATCACCCCTTCCTACTACACCACCTCGGACGCCGTCATTTCTACTGAGACTGTCTTCATCGTGGAAATCTCCCTGACATGCAAGAACAGGGTCCAGGTGAGGCAGTGGGGGTTCAGCCAGGAGGGTGCTGGGGCAGGACGTGGACAGTGAGTCTGGGACCTTGGGGGATCAGACCCAGGGACCCGTGTGGACAGAGGGAGAATAAGGGTTTCGGTTCTCAGATGTAGGAGAGATTGGGGCTCAGCAAGGCCAGATTCTAGAAGATGTTTAAGGAACATTCTGACCTCCCTGCTCTGCTTTGCCTGCATGCAGTAATGTAGGTAGATCCCTTGCTGTGTCTTGAAAGAGCATGTGGTAAGGGAGAGACAGCCAGGGGtcagcccccaggcccctgcaTCCCTTTTCTGGTTGCTCTTTGCCAAGGTGTGCGTCCACGTGGGTGTTTCATAATTTTAAGACTGAGCAGCCCTGGCCTCGGCCCCTGACCTTAACCTGTATCCTAAAGGCCCAAAGAAGGAAATTGGGCCTTTATAGGTACAACATTCCTTAGGTGGCTCATTGGGTACCCCCGGCCCCAGTGTCCCCTTCCAGGCTCAGAGAAGAAACGAACACACTTTGATCATCCCTCCCCTGTTCGCAGTTAACAGGCTCACTGTGGGTTATGGAGGCTGGGCCATAGGGGAGATGTGGCCACTACAtagggaagacagaggcagagagaccatGACAGCATCCGTGGGTGTTGGCTTCCTTGTTTGGCTTTGGGTTGTGGCAGGCCTACCTCCGTGGTTCTTGTATGGTGTCTCCCACCAGACGTACCACAGTCCCCAGCTGTGCCCAGCTGGCCTCCTTACCCACAGGCAATAGGTGCTGCTGTGGGCAGCACAGTGGGGCCTCTGCCGATggccagagagggaaaaaggtgACTCCCTTTGTGTTCCCTCTGCCAGAGCATGGCTCTTTACGCTGACGTAAGTGGAAAACAGTTTCCTGTTACCCGGGGCCAAGACGTGGGGCGGTATCAGGTAAGGGTTGCTGTGGTCGTCATTTTGAGGGAAGGCTACCCACTCACAGCAGGGGCGGGCTGCTTGGACTCAATCTGCGGGTGGTGGCGCTGTGTCTAGTGTGCCTACCCTTTTCCAACGCACCCAACCCAGGTGTCCTGGAGTCTAGACCACAAGAGTGCACACGCTGGCACCTACGAGGTGAGATTCTTCGACGAGGAGTCCTACAGCCTGCTGAGGAAGGTGAGGATCCGCAGAAGCAGCACCCCGGCCTGCAGAGGGGAGGGCGAGCCCACTTCCGCAGCTGTCTccaccctgcagtcccctcttCCTGGAGCGCTGGGCCCCTGGGGACCTTGCTGATGTGGAGGGGGATGGCGGGGGGGTGCCTTCTCgtctgcctgcccccaccccccgtcccTGTGCCGTCCGTGTTTCTCTCGCCCATTTCTCTTTTCCACAACTCTGGCCAGAGTTCCTGCCTCTCCtaccctgcctgcccacctcagcccaccccacccagcaTTGCCCCCTGACCCCAGCACCTCCCTCGCAGGCTCAGAGAAATAATGAGGACATTTCCGTCATCCCACCTCTGTTCACAGTCAGCGTGGACCATCGGGTGAGTGGGCTGAAGAGGCTGACCCCAGCACGGGAAAGCACAGACCACCCAGCACACCTCGCCTTCtcggggagctgggggctgggccatCGTTGGTCAGTGTGTCTTTGTGCCCCGTAAGGAGGGTGACCAGGGTTGGCTGGCCCCCTCACCCGTCCCTCTCCTGAGGACTGACTTTTTGGGGTCTCTTTTCTTGCAGGGCACCTGGAACGGGCCCTGGGTCTCCACTGAGGTACTGGCTGCCGCCATCGGCCTTGTGATCTACTACCTGGCCTTCAGCGCCAAGAGCCACATCCAGGCCTGAGGACGGTGCCCCGGCCCCCCTTGCTTTTTTCAATAAACAGTTCTCGGCTGTCACTGGCACCGGGGACACGGGCTCCTCGCTTGTGCTGCCGTGAGTTCCACACGTGGACAGAGCTGGGCACCTAGCATCCCTCCTTCCACCTTGATGGCACAGGCACTGCGTGAGGATGGGGCTCCCTTCCCTCCATGTGTGCATTTGCTTCCCTCTCCTTTAGCTCTCCCTTCTCAACCCCCAGTGAAGCCTTCTGGGCCCAATACCCATTGCTCACCTTCTCTCAGGGTGGCCTGTGTGGATTGGGGTGGGCCATGgggctgtccccctcccccaccgtctTCTGGCATACAGTGGCCTTGTTCTCCTGCCTTCACTCAGCCCACCTGAGCTGGCTTAGGGAGGGGCCCTCTGACCACTTGCCACTGGGGGGGGGCAGCTGCTCAGGGCAAGCCGGAAAGGAGCATCCCTGCCATCCAGACGTCAGCAGGACAATGAGACGCAGCCCCACCTGCTTTTCAGACTGGCTCCCGTGTTCAGAGTCCTGGGCACAAGCCACGCACTCAAGTACCTTCTGTGCTTTTCTTGGGAAGTGCTGTGGGCGCCGCTCTGTTGTGGATGTGGACAAGCCAACACACCCAGTAGCTGTCTGGGGCGTGGTCATTCTAAGCCCTACACTCTGGCCGGTTGCCCACCCCCAGCATGCTCTCGCTTCTCGGCATCAGGTGGGGCGCAGAAAAGGGCACTAAAACGAGGACCCAGACCCCCAAGCCAGTTGCCAGCCCTTTCCTGTTGGCCTCATACCTTCTCTCCTGGTGATGCGTCTTCCCCCAGCACCTGATGTCCTTAGGACCCCAGGTGGGCATCCCCTCGTATGCTCCATGTCACCCTGCAGCCCTCCCACCAGCCCAGTTTCCATGAGACCACCACTCGCTAGACGGGTGGTAAGGGCCCTGGGATCCAAAGGGGCTGAGTGCAAATCCTAGGGGAGCCTTTCCCAGCTGTGTGGGCCCTGTAGGTTTGCTCAGCTGTGACGTGGTGGCTGCTTTCTCCTGGGTGTGGGTGTCAGTGAGGGCTCTTTGGGGCCAGCTGGCAGAGCCCCCGGCACCCTGGTGCTGGATCTCCTTCAGCTGTTACTAACGAGAAACAGCTGTGTGAGCACGGGAAGCTTCCAGGGAGGCTGCACAAGAAAACCTGCCAGGGCAGGTGGGGTTGGGTGTGTAGAGGGGAGGGTGGCTGGTGACCCATAACTGCCCGGGGGCCCCCTCCAGACTATGGGAGGCTAGTTGCTCTCCCGCCCTCAGTGCAAGTGAAGTGGGTCCGAATGGAGTGGCCAGCAGGACGGGTGAGGCTCTGGGAAAGCAGGGGCATGACAGGAGGCTTCTGCCAGCTGATGGGGTTTCTGGGTCCAGAGCaagcagctgtgggctcaggagcACCTGCTGGCCAAGATTGCTGCTCCTCATCGCTAAGGAGGGAAGCGGGGTGATGCAGGTGGCTCTTGGATCCTGGTGCCACCACCCTATCTGATGGTGATGGGACCTGAGCGTCAAGGCTCCAGGGCATCACTGGTCAAGGGCTTCCAGACCTCCTGCTTGTcatgccccccccaccccagcactgagCCCAGGGACTCCAGGTTCTgggcctgtcctggcccccatcACCAGAGCCCTGGGCCTCCAGCACTCCACCAAGCAAGCTCCCAGCAGCCGGGGAGGGATGCCCAGGGAAcattcagtttccaactctagCTGCGGTTTTCTACATCAGGGGCCTGGGAACGCCATCTTTCTCCACAGGATCCTACATGACGTGTCCCCTCCCGAGGAATGGGCCTGGTCACAGGAGTTGATGTGCCTGGCCACCTCCAGAGGCCTTAAGGGCCGTGAGGAAGCTGATGTctcccatttcccccttttcaCCAACAAGCCCTTTCCTCCTTTCATGCCACTGGTGTGACATACTGGGCCTTACCTCCCAGCCACTCACTGCTAGACCAAGTACTGCCCTTTTCCTGGCCTGGCCCTCAGCTTCTAGGAACACATTCTGGTTTCTCTCACAAATTAAGGAGAGGTCCGGTCCATGTTGCTGTTTCAAGATAATTTTCACATCACCATACCCACTTAAGCTGCTGGTAGCATCCTGTGTCGGCTCAGGAGACTGAGCTGCTACTCCAGGATAGCATGGTACCCCTGGACTTGCTGTCTTTggagccctggccccacccagtaCTTAGCAGGGTTCCTGGCACTTAACGGGTGCGCCATGGTTTGCTGCGCTGAATGAACAGTATTCGGCTGCTCCTTTGGGAGTCCCCACAGCCCTGTGGGTATTCGTCTATCTGGCCAGGTGTTTAATCAGCATGTTTTGAGTGCTAGGCACTAGTGGGGTCCTTAAATAGGGAAGGAAGGTGGCTTGTGCCTTCCAGAAGGCCCCTACTAGGGTTCTTCCTGATctgaggggacaggagagggtgGAACCCGTTTGGGGGCCTCATCCACAGGCCTCTGCCATCCTTCCTGCAGCTGGGCACCACCCCTGCGACTGTGTCAGACCTCTGAAATGATTTAGGTGGCTCTGTTGTGCCACTGTCACTGTTCCTCAGGGATATGCCTAGGAGGTAAGGTGCAGCTCCCAAttgaccctccccaccccaaaccagCCCCCAGTGCGATGAGAAGGAACACAAGGAGGCCAGGAATCACCCTCAAAGGCAGCTTGCTTTATTCTCACAATGCCAGTAGTGGGTAGGGGTGGGCAGCCTGTCCGCCTCCAACCTGAGGCTCTTTGAGCCGAAAGGCCCCCAAGGCCAGCTCTCACTAAATGCACAGGTGCCTGAGGGCTGGCTGGCCCACTTGCAGATTTGAGGCGTAGGGCATCTTCCCAGTCAGTCCAGGCCACTCCCTAGTTCCACGTGGGTCTTGTCCCCAAGGTCTGCTGTTACTCCTGGGACTTGGTTTCTGGATCCCTCACTGTCtcagcctgcccctcaggccacTTGGGAGAGAAGCTGAGCTGGAGTCAGGTACAGCCCTGGGCTCACTTATTTCTTGGATGGACTCTGCCCATCAGCCCccagtctctcctctccctcagtcACCAGGGAAGGAGGTGACCTCCAGAGTGGGCCTAGCCAGCCCCGTCCCCACATCTCAGAGTGGAGGCTACCTGGAAAGCTGCTTCCCATTCCTGCCTTCATTTCCCCCGCCTTCCCACCCACCCcgccctccctcttttccttccccccacccccctccttcccagccatCACTTGGGGATTCCACCTTTGTCAGTCTGCCTGGAGGAGCTGCCAGCCCCAAGAGCAGgtccacaaaacaaacaaaaccaaaaaacccaacaattgGCAAgcacaaaaagggagaaaaaccacaaaaatcgGGGTTGCCTTTGCAAATAATGGAGGCTCCCAATAGGGGGAGAGGAACCGGACATTCCCTTGTGCTTAGGAATCTTGGTCGCCTCTCCTTTTCAGCTTCTCTGTCCTCAAGAACCCACGCTGAGAGCGCCCTGgaggggtgtgcgtgtgtgcatgcttGTGTGTTTGCACGTGCCTGAGCGCCTGTCACAAGTGCGTGCACCCACAGCTGAAGGGGGGCCCACCCAATACAGGCCTGCCCAAGTGCCAGCTGTTGATGGTGTCGCTGTActtggggagaaggaagcagccAATGGAGTGAAGCATCCCTTCTCTGCGGGGGCTTCCATCTGGTAACAAGtcctgtgtacacacacagacacgcaacGGACTCTAAGGGAGAGCGGGAGGCGGGGTCCTGGGAGGCTCTCTGGACCTGGGTCAGGGCCAAGGACCCATGCCCTGGAGCACAGCTGTGCTCAGACAGTGGTGACGGAGAGGAGTGGGTTGTAGACCCGCGTGCCGTCGGCCGAGCGAGTGCCATGGGCCAGCATCTCCTGGATGGTGATCCAGTTGTCCAGGATCTTCTTGTTCCGCTTCTTCATGGTTTTGCGGTGGCTCAAGGCAATGATGTTGAGCTCAGCCTTGCTGTCGCCATTCTGCTGCTCCCTCAGGCACTCCAGCCGGCTCTGCATCATGAACTCGCGCCGCTTCCGCTGTTCCCGGGCCCGGATCAGGTGCTGCTTCCGCTCCTCCTTGCTCCAGTAGCGGCCCATCTTCATCTCGCTCACCGCGTCGTCGTCGGTGGTCATACCGCTGCGCTCCTCCCGGATCTTCAGAGCCCGGGCTTTCAGGAGGCGGTCGCGCACCGGTCGCTTGGCTACGTAGCGGGTCCCATCGCTGCGCACCTTGACCTTCCACTCCATGCGGGGCGCATCCGGGACTGTGGCCGCCGCCCCGCCCACCCGGGGGCCAGCAGCCAAACTCAAGGGGCCAtggcccagctcctccaggccaCGCGGCGGGGCCAGTTGCATGCAGCTGTGGTAGTGCTCGCCCTCTTGGCCCTGGGCACGGTGGCGCCGAGAGAGGTAAGGGCTACCTTCGGGGCCTGCCCGCTCCAGGGGCACCCCAGCCTTGGGGCTGCGACGGACACGCTCCTCTGCATGCTGCCTCCGGCCCACCTCAGGATCCCGGGAGAGGGAGCGGAACTTGGTGGGACTCCCCTGCGGGGGCGCGGCCTTGGGGTGGGTGGTGATGGGGGGTCCGGAGGGGGTCCGGTTCAAGTTGGAGTTTCCAGCCGTGGCCCGCCTCAGAGGGCTCTCCGGCAGGGGCTCCGTGAGCAATGGGGTGCTGCGGCAGCTCTCCCCCGTGTTGTAGGCGCTAGTGCTGTCCTTGTCCGACTTCTCGGGCAGCTCAGAGATGTCAGACAGCTCGTGCTTCTTGGGCTCGCTGGCCCCGAGGTCGTAGaggctctcctcctccagcagccAGGCCTTCATGCAGCGCTCCCGCAGCTGCTGCATCTTCTGCGCCCGCAGGATGTTGCGGCACTTGAACTCCAGGTGCCgcagctcctcctccagcacGGCCATCTCGTGGCCCACGCTCTCGTTGCGGTTGACGTCCAGGGCACCATGGCCGCCCGAGGCCCGGGGGAAGAGGAGGCCCAGCGGGTTGCCGTTCTCCAGGTGGCACTTGATTTCCAGTAACTCGCGGTAGCGCTCGTACTCTTCGTCGGTGAGGCCCGGGACGTCGCCACCGccgctccccagccctgccccatcgGCCAGCAGGGAGTCCATGCTGAAGTGGAAGTCGCGGCTCTGCAGGGCGTCCCCGTGCAGGCTGAACTTGCGCAGGGGCCCGGGCGTGTTGGTGGTGCTCAGGGGCTCGTCCCCCAGCAGGTCGTGCTCCGAGCTCTCCTCATTGCGGGTGCTCTCGTCAGTCCGGCCCACTCCGCTGTCCAACTCTTGGCTGTTGCTCAGGCCCGGTCCCACATCAGGAGCCCCTTTCTCCTCTTCGTTTCCAAGCTGAGGCAGACAGATGAGCCCCTCTTAGTCTGGGCCCCAGGGGTGCAGGCGCCACAGGAGGATGGTAAGGGCTTTCCGGGGGTCCATCTcgcacccacccccagccccttccctcctcctcaccctccccacGACTCACccactcttcctccttcctcacctgctGGGCAGGGGGGGACTTCAGCTTCCGCCCACGCAAATCCCCCTCATTCTCAGAGCCGAAGTCATCCAGGAAGTCATCCCGGTCACTGTCCTTCCACCGCTTGGCCAGCTGCAGAGACAGGTCTGTGCTGTCCCCACTGCCTTAAGAACCTCCCCAGACACCCCTCCAGTTGCCACTAGGTCCCAGCCCACTCAGCCGTCAGGGGCCAGAAGGGGAAACGGGCCCTGGGACACCGCCCACCCTCCATCAGCACCAGGTTGTTGGCATGTCTGTGCCCTCGTTAGCAGTTTTCAAGACAGAAATGTCAGGGGACCCAGGACACCCTGTGGACACACACACCTGACTCTCAGGCCGGGCCACCAGCAGGGAGATGTTGGTGTTCTCCTCCTGGCTCAGGATGGCCACTGCTTCTTCCCGGTTCTGGACGTCCACACCATTTATCTGTGGCAGGCCAAGGGACAATCAACAAGGACCACAAGGCTGGCTGTGGGGCAGGCCCCCGTTGAGCCACAGGGATCCCCTCGCAGGGAGCTCCTAACCTAACAGGCTCTTGAGTTGTGAGAAGGAAACAAGGAGAAGGTGCCGGGGAAGAAGACAGCCAGGCCCGTGCAAAGGCACGAGTGCTCGGAGACCAGCTGCAGCAGGAGATGTGCTCACTTCTGGGGGACGGAGGGCAAGGCTGGCAAGGGGCCAGAGCAGCGCAGGCCCTTGAGACCAGCAGATCCCACCAGCACACAGCAGCCACCCACACAGTTGTGCAGGAGAAAGATGAGACCTAGCCCTGGATTCAGGCACAGCAGGATGCCTGGCATCCAGCTAGGCTCTCAGCAGGGGAGTGCGGGGATTGGCTAAGGGAGTCGGTGGGGCACTCAGCCTGCCTGCCCCACTCACCTGGATGATTCGGTCTCCCTCGCGGATCCGGCCATCTTTGGCTGCAATGCTATTGGGATTCACCTGCAAGGCACACGCATCACGGGGACTTGGCACCTTCCACGAAGGTGCCCTTTCGGTAGGAAGGGGCAGCCCTGCCTTGGGGACCCCAAAGCAAACTGGGGGCTGTTTTTTTAGCATGGGAAAGTATGGGAAAGTACCCAGACATCTGTCAGACAGGACGGAGAGAATGACCCCTGTGATCACCGAGAGGGCTGGCTGCAGGACGTGGGAGGGAGAATGAAGCCTGACCAGGACCTCATCCCGCCTGCCTGCTGCCCACTGTGGGCACAGGTCTGAGGAAGACTGCCTGGCCAGACACACTGGAGCCATCGGCTGCCTTGGCCTCACCAACTGGCATCAGGCATCCTTGTGATGCTCAGCTGGGCCCTTATGGGCAGCCTCAGAGCCCTGAGCAGTATGGCAATGCTGTGGGGACAGGCTGGTGTGGGGATTCTTCACGTGGCAGATCCTGCCCCGACACCTGCTACCAGGGGAGCCCAGCTTCCTCCCTAGTGCTGGACAGATGGGCATCAAAGTCCCTCTGTGAGATCCTAGCACACAACACAGGAAGGTGGCATGGAGCTCCACAACCTTTGCGAAGACCCCACTCCCGCACCCCACCTTCATACCTCTCCAACGTAGATGCCCAGGTCTTCCTCATCATCAGTGCGGTAGCAAACCATCAGGCCCAGCTTGTCCCGGTGGCTGGTTTTATATAGCTCCACCTCCTGCCACAGGGGGGAtaggagaagcagaggaagaaagcCCCAGACACGTGTGAGCAAGGTCACAGGCTGCAGGGGCGGCAGTCTCGGCCCAGCCCTCACTCCCAGGAGCATGTCACCTGAGCTGAGTTTCCAAGGGCCTCTCTTCCCATCCCAAATGGTGCGTGTGTCTGGTGGTCTCCCCACCAGGAAATGCTCAGACACACACAAGACACATGGGACGCACAGGATACAGACATGTGCGGAACACAGACCAACATAGACTGACCCGTGCCCTCCCCGACTCAGCTCGACTTGGCCCGGGAGCCTGAGTAATGGGCCACACACAGGAAAGGGCCACGaggcccagcctcctgggggcAGCAGGAGCCAGGCCTGAGCTGGGCTGCAGACAGCCATCCTGGGGGCCGGCTCCTGATGCTGGCCGCCCAGCTCACCTCATACTCCAGCTCGTCCATACGGTCTGCCTCCtgtgggccgccctccatgaactCCGCCGGGTCATAATACTCATGGCTGATGGGGGGGCTGCCCAGGAGAAGGGGGGCGTCAGGCTAGccatctgctcctttctctccctaGCCCCAGCTCCCGGGCTGGCCAGTCCCAGTGCACTCAGCTTGGAGCCCTGCTCTGGGTGGCCCCTGGGAAGGAGGTGGCCCAGCTACCTCTTCTGGAACCCCCTCCTGAGCTTCATGCATCCATGCAAAGACCGGGAATGCTTCTTGAACAGGAGTGCGAGGGCATCTGCACTGAGGACCCAGGAATGCCTAgctctccctgccctgtcccaccccaccctgtcCCGCCCCCCAGCCCAGACTCCTCTAACCATGCCAGCCAGCAGGGACCAACTTCTCCAAAATGCGGGTAcccctcccacctggccctggccctggccccactCATGCAATGCCCCCAGGAGTTATCCAGGCCCTGGAGGACTGCTGGGGAGCGGAGGAGGACCCACTCTACCTCCAGGGATAGTCCTCCGTGTCCCGAGGCTAAGCTCGGCTGCTGCCAGCCCTGGGCCTACCTCTCTGCAGAGGAGGGATCCCGAGACAAGCTCCCTGCCGCCCGGGCCTGCGCCCGGGTTTAGACTAACGAAATGAGTCAGCGCTCACAGTCATGAGCCACCAGGACTGGATGAGAGGCCCTTCTTCCAAGTGGGCCAAAGAAAGAAGCCGAAGAGATGAAGGAAGTTCAGAGCACGGAGAGGAATGGGACAGACAAGGATGCAAGAATATTCAAGGGGTGATGCTTGTGAGGCAGAAGACAATGGGgcggcagaggaggagagaggatggaggagtAGGAGCGGAGGACCTCAACCTTCCAGCAGCAAGGTCCCAGGATGGTCCTCCCTTGGCCCTGGGGGTAGATACAATGGGGAGCCTGTGTGTCAGACTCCCCTGGCCCTGTTTACCAGCTGGCGTCCAGCCTGAGGCTACAGGCCCAGAGATTTCTGAGCCCTGGGGTGCCACAGTCAGCTCTGGAGGCCAAGGAGCCTACTTTCTGCCCGAGAGGGCAGCCAGTCAGGGTCTCCCCACCACACCCAGAGCTGCAACAAGGTAGCCTCTGAGTGGCATGGGGACGGCTGCGCCAAGTGGCGTGCCCTGTCTGGAAGCAGGGCCTGGGGTCCTCCTGAGGGCGACTCACAGCTCAGACAGGACGTACGGCTCCAGGATGACCACAGGTGGGGTGGGCGGGTGCAGCTTGCCCAGCGCCATGATATGCTCGAAGGTGATGTCGGTCTGCGTGCCACTGTCCACCAGCTGCAGGTCATGGCAGGAGCTGTCCCCCCGGAGACGGGGACTGCGTCTTAGCACCTGGATCACCAGGGGCTCCTTGGAGGAGCGCAGGGCCTCCAGGGTTTGCTCCTGAGAGAGCTTGGAGAGCTCTTTCCCGTTTACCTGCAGCAGAGACATGCCCCTGTGAGGACACACCCCCATGAGCTCTAATCTGCTCAGCCAAGGAATCAACCCTCTGCCCTGCTGACCCTGGTGCCTTCATTCCCAGGCGAACCCCACTTCTCAACCCTGCCCCAACACACTGCTGTCTGGGGTTCACAGGGCCACACCCTGAAGACCGTGGTGACCTATGCCAGTGGGAGTCAGTCAACAAATGGGTTCAAGTGGGAGGGTCAGAAGAGTAAGCAGACTCAAAGGATAAGATCTCTGTCCCCCAGGCAGCAACGGCCTCACTGCAGAAGAAAGGCCAAGCCTAGGAGAGGTGCCAAGGAAGTGGGTTCCTGGTGGGCATCTCCCCTGGATCCTGACCCTGACAACCCATTTCGCAAATGAGGAGACTTAGGCTCGGCAAGACGAAA is drawn from Camelus ferus isolate YT-003-E chromosome X, BCGSAC_Cfer_1.0, whole genome shotgun sequence and contains these coding sequences:
- the PDZD4 gene encoding PDZ domain-containing protein 4 isoform X6, translated to MALGKLHPPTPPVVILEPYVLSELPPISHEYYDPAEFMEGGPQEADRMDELEYEEVELYKTSHRDKLGLMVCYRTDDEEDLGIYVGEVNPNSIAAKDGRIREGDRIIQINGVDVQNREEAVAILSQEENTNISLLVARPESQLAKRWKDSDRDDFLDDFGSENEGDLRGRKLKSPPAQQLGNEEEKGAPDVGPGLSNSQELDSGVGRTDESTRNEESSEHDLLGDEPLSTTNTPGPLRKFSLHGDALQSRDFHFSMDSLLADGAGLGSGGGDVPGLTDEEYERYRELLEIKCHLENGNPLGLLFPRASGGHGALDVNRNESVGHEMAVLEEELRHLEFKCRNILRAQKMQQLRERCMKAWLLEEESLYDLGASEPKKHELSDISELPEKSDKDSTSAYNTGESCRSTPLLTEPLPESPLRRATAGNSNLNRTPSGPPITTHPKAAPPQGSPTKFRSLSRDPEVGRRQHAEERVRRSPKAGVPLERAGPEGSPYLSRRHRAQGQEGEHYHSCMQLAPPRGLEELGHGPLSLAAGPRVGGAAATVPDAPRMEWKVKVRSDGTRYVAKRPVRDRLLKARALKIREERSGMTTDDDAVSEMKMGRYWSKEERKQHLIRAREQRKRREFMMQSRLECLREQQNGDSKAELNIIALSHRKTMKKRNKKILDNWITIQEMLAHGTRSADGTRVYNPLLSVTTV
- the PDZD4 gene encoding PDZ domain-containing protein 4 isoform X1 — translated: MSLLQVNGKELSKLSQEQTLEALRSSKEPLVIQVLRRSPRLRGDSSCHDLQLVDSGTQTDITFEHIMALGKLHPPTPPVVILEPYVLSELPPISHEYYDPAEFMEGGPQEADRMDELEYEEVELYKTSHRDKLGLMVCYRTDDEEDLGIYVGEVNPNSIAAKDGRIREGDRIIQINGVDVQNREEAVAILSQEENTNISLLVARPESQLAKRWKDSDRDDFLDDFGSENEGDLRGRKLKSPPAQQLGNEEEKGAPDVGPGLSNSQELDSGVGRTDESTRNEESSEHDLLGDEPLSTTNTPGPLRKFSLHGDALQSRDFHFSMDSLLADGAGLGSGGGDVPGLTDEEYERYRELLEIKCHLENGNPLGLLFPRASGGHGALDVNRNESVGHEMAVLEEELRHLEFKCRNILRAQKMQQLRERCMKAWLLEEESLYDLGASEPKKHELSDISELPEKSDKDSTSAYNTGESCRSTPLLTEPLPESPLRRATAGNSNLNRTPSGPPITTHPKAAPPQGSPTKFRSLSRDPEVGRRQHAEERVRRSPKAGVPLERAGPEGSPYLSRRHRAQGQEGEHYHSCMQLAPPRGLEELGHGPLSLAAGPRVGGAAATVPDAPRMEWKVKVRSDGTRYVAKRPVRDRLLKARALKIREERSGMTTDDDAVSEMKMGRYWSKEERKQHLIRAREQRKRREFMMQSRLECLREQQNGDSKAELNIIALSHRKTMKKRNKKILDNWITIQEMLAHGTRSADGTRVYNPLLSVTTV